From a region of the Cucumis sativus cultivar 9930 chromosome 6, Cucumber_9930_V3, whole genome shotgun sequence genome:
- the LOC101214164 gene encoding dnaJ protein P58IPK homolog — translation MLRFSISLSAMEASAWRGLAFTVFLLNFVLVCQLLLLQPLVSASDGSLGNSAELFEKVSQNVKVKRYSEALDDLNAAIEADPKLSEAYFHRGSILRKLCRYNESEENYKKYLELKPGNPAGEKELSQLLQAQSALETALKHFDTGDHTKALEFLDKVVLVFSPACSEAKLLKVKLLLATRDYSAAILHTGYILKEDENNLDALLLRGRAYYYLADHDVASRHFQKGLRLDPEHVELKKAYFGLKNLLKKTKSAEDNVNKGKLRLAVEEYNAALALDPKHLAHNVHLHLGLCKVLVKLGRGKDAVTSCNEALNIDGDLIEALVQRGEAKLLTEDWEGAVEDLKSAAQSSPQDMNIREALMRAEKALKMSKRKDWYKILGVSKTASVAEIKRAYKKLALQWHPDKNVENREEAEAKFQDIAAAYEVLGNEEKRTRFDRGEDIEDMGMGGGGGGGFNPFGGGGQQFTFTFDGGFPGGGGFGGGGFPGGGGFPGGGGFEFHF, via the exons ATGCTGAGATTTTCGATTTCGCTATCCGCCATGGAAGCTTCAGCTTGGAGAGGATTAGCCTTCACCGTGTTTCTTCTCAACTTCGTTCTAGTTTgtcagcttcttcttcttcaacctttGGTTTCGGCTTCAG ATGGATCACTGGGTAACTCTGCCGAATTGTTTGAGAAAGTTTCACAAAATGTAAAGGTGAAGCGTTATAGTGAGGCACTCGATGATCTTAATGCTGCTATTGAGGCAGACCCAAAACTTTCAGAAGCATACTTCCATCGTGGTTCAATTCTTCGCAAGTTATGCAG ATATAATGAATCTGAGGAGAACTACAAGAAGTATCTTGAGTTAAAACCTGGAAATCCAGCGGGTGAAAAGGAGCTTTCTCAATTGCTTCAGGCTCAGAGTGCTTTAGAAACGGCTCTTAAGCATTTTGATACAGGGGATCACACAAAAGCATTGGAATTTCTGGATAAAGTTGTACTTGTTTTCTCTCCTGCATGCTCTGAG GCCAAACTCCTGAAGGTAAAACTGTTGTTGGCAACTAGGGACTATTCTGCTGCTATCCTTCATACTGGATATATTcttaaagaagatgaaaacaaTCTGGATGCATTACTACTTCGTGGGCGTGCCTACTACTATTTGGCAGATCATGATGTTGCCTCGAG GCATTTTCAGAAGGGTCTTCGTCTAGATCCAGAGCATGTTGAACTGAAGAAAGCATATTTTGGGTTGAAGAATCTTCTCAAGAAAACCAAGAGT GCAGAAGATAATGTCAACAAGGGTAAGCTGCGACTAGCAGTGGAGGAATATAATGCAGCCCTTGCATTGGACCCCAAACATCTTGCACACAATGTACATCTTCATCTTGGTTTATGCAAGGTACTAGTCAAGCTTGGTCGTGGAAAGGATGCTGTTACGAGCTGCAATGAAGCACTGAACATTGATGGAGACCTAATTGAAGCTTTGGTCCAG AGAGGTGAAGCAAAGCTTTTAACAGAGGACTGGGAGGGTGCTGTTGAAGATCTTAAGTCAGCGGCTCAAAGTTCACCGCAG GATATGAATATTAGGGAGGCACTGATGAGGGCTGAAAAGGCTTTGAAAATGAGCAAACGAAAGGACTGGTACAAAATTTTAGGAGTCTCAAAGACTGCTTCTGTTGCTGAGATTAAACGTGCCTATAAAAAGCTTGCTTTGCAATGGCACCCTGACAAAAATGTggaaaatagagaagaagCAGAAGCCAAGTTCCAAGATATTGCTGCTGCATATGAG GTCCTGGGCAATGAAGAAAAGCGTACAAGATTTGATAGAGGGGAAGACATTGAAGACATGGGCATGGGCGGCGGCGGTGGTGGCGGTTTCAATCCTTTCGGTGGTGGAGGACAGCAATTTACATTTACCTTCGACGGTGGGTTTCCTGGTGGTGGTGGTTTTGGTGGAGGTGGGTTTCCTGGTGGCGGCGGCTTTCCTGGTGGTGGTGGGTTTGAGTTCCATTTCTAA
- the LOC101214404 gene encoding fasciclin-like arabinogalactan protein 11, whose amino-acid sequence MINNIFPISFFLISLLFSKSISAQSTQPPGFSGPTNISAILEKAGQFSTMNKLLKSTQQSDQINNQLNNSNQGQGLTVFAPPDNAFSNLKPGTLNSLSDQQKVQLVQYHVVPTFISMSQFQTVSNPLRTQAGNSNAGQFPLNVTTSGSQVNLTTGVVDAVVANTIYTDGQLAVYQVDKVLLPVDLFGTVAAPAPAPSKPVKAVSGADAPAGASKDTSSDDSGAAPAMSYRFAAAFGAVVGFVVPFVLH is encoded by the coding sequence ATGATCAATAACATCTTCCCCATCTCcttcttcctcatttcccTCCTCTTCTCCAAATCTATTTCAGCTCAATCTACTCAGCCACCCGGTTTCTCCGGTCCAACCAACATCTCCGCTATCCTCGAAAAAGCCGGCCAATTCTCAACCATGAACAAGCTCCTCAAAAGCACCCAACAGAGTGATCAAATCAACAATCAACTCAATAACTCCAACCAAGGCCAAGGCCTCACTGTCTTTGCTCCCCCTGATAATGCCTTCTCAAATCTCAAACCTGGGACCCTTAATTCCCTCTCCGATCAGCAAAAAGTTCAATTGGTTCAATACCATGTCGTCCCAACTTTCATCTCCATGTCCCAATTTCAAACTGTTAGTAACCCACTTCGTACTCAAGCCGGAAACAGCAACGCCGGTCAGTTTCCATTGAATGTCACCACTTCTGGCTCTCAAGTTAATTTGACCACCGGCGTCGTCGACGCCGTCGTCGCCAATACTATTTATACCGACGGCCAGTTGGCTGTTTACCAAGTCGATAAAGTTCTTCTTCCGGTTGATCTTTTTGGTACTGTGGCCGCGCCTGCGCCGGCCCCTTCTAAGCCGGTGAAGGCTGTTTCGGGTGCTGATGCTCCTGCTGGTGCTTCGAAGGACACTTCTAGTGACGATTCCGGCGCTGCTCCGGCTATGAGTTACCGATTTGCGGCGGCGTTTGGAGCGGTTGTTGGATTTGTGGTGCCGTTTGTTTTGCATTAA
- the LOC105435880 gene encoding uncharacterized protein LOC105435880 yields MDLKFHRSPILHDPAFAKRVFFRVFLFASAISLIPILHILTSYDFKSFHLPKSPPCHASPHSTPDHLPRGSYLFQGHFLNPVWDSFDSLHCQHTVNLTISLIKLLVHEKHLFNHSARALFVGGSSSSAASVLHDLGFSRAVGVDKGRFISLKRMEVGYKLDYPNSSFDFVLFKGKLKVSVPDLVVGELERILDGGGIGAVVTGISSPISIGLGGRVRKLLKSSCVVYSGNVEKLYVSVFKKKSFDDDVPINCSS; encoded by the coding sequence ATGGATCTCAAGTTCCACAGATCCCCCATCTTACACGACCCTGCATTCGCAAAGCGGGTCTTCTTCCGTGTCTTCTTATTCGCTTCCGCCATCTCCCTCATTCCCATCCTCCACATTCTCACTTCTTACGATTTCAAATCCTTCCATTTACCCAAATCCCCACCCTGTCACGCCTCCCCTCACTCCACCCCCGATCATCTCCCCCGTGGCTCCTACCTCTTTCAGGGCCACTTCCTTAACCCCGTTTGGGATTCTTTCGATTCTCTCCATTGCCAGCACACTGTGAATCTCACCATCTCCCTCATCAAACTTCTTGTCCACGAAAAGCATCTCTTCAACCACAGCGCTAGAGCTCTCTTCGTCGGAGGAAGTTCTTCCTCCGCCGCTTCGGTGCTCCACGATTTGGGATTTTCCAGGGCTGTTGGGGTTGATAAAGGTCGGTTTATATCGCTGAAACGGATGGAAGTTGGGTATAAACTTGATTATCCAAATAGTTcgtttgattttgttttgttcaagGGGAAGTTGAAGGTCTCTGTTCCTGATTTGGTTGTGGGTGAACTTGAACGGATTCTCGACGGCGGTGGAATTGGGGCGGTGGTTACCGGAATTAGTAGTCCAATATCGATTGGGTTGGGGGGAAGAGTGAGGAAATTACTGAAATCCTCATGTGTTGTATATTCGGGGAATGTTGAGAAGTTGTATGTGAGTGTATTTAAGAAGAAATCGTTTGATGATGATGTTCCAATTAATTGTTCCAGTTAA
- the LOC101214642 gene encoding putative serine/threonine-protein kinase — MKFRSLLSTCCYSPSSTAMESSRHDRQDSESFRVYSYNELKLATNGFSGANKVGEGGFGTVYKGWLRDDRKIAVKVLSIEVESMRGEREFIAELTSLSNIRHENLVELKGFYVDGSNRYLVYDYMENNSLAYVLQGVRENRMRLRWIARKEILIGVARGLAYLHEEVEPHIVHRDIKASNILLDHNFKPKVADFGLAKLLRENSSHVSTRVAGTIGYLAPEYAVSGHLTRKSDVYSFGVLLLEIVSGRATVDFDLEHGEHHLVQRVWEHYKANELVKLIDPVLDIDFRKEEAVRFMKIGLLCVQENPTKRPRMSLAVSMLIKETDLNEHNISQPAHIIDFMDIKMGKGNSSTSFFSKVSTANSM; from the exons ATGAAGTTTCGCAGTCTTCTTTCTACTTGTTGTTACTCTCCATCCTCGACAGCCATGGAAAGCAGCCGCCACG ATAGACAGGACAGTGAGAGTTTTCGTGTCTACTCTTATAACGAGCTTAAATTAGCTACCAATGGATTTAGTGGAGCGAATAAGGTTGGAGAGGGCGGATTTGGTACTGTTTACAAG GGTTGGCTTCGAGATGACAGGAAGATTGCTGTGAAGGTACTTTCTATTGAGGTAGAATCCATGAGAGGAGAAAGGGAGTTCATTGCTGAATTAACTTCACTTTCTAACATTAGACATGAAAATCTGGTTGAGCTTAAAGGGTTTTATGTTGATGGAAGTAACAGATATTTGGTCTATGATTACATGGAAAACAACAGCCTTGCATATGTTCTTCAGG GTGTGAGGGAAAATAGAATGAGACTTAGATGGATAGCCAGAAAGGAAATTTTGATTGGAGTGGCTCGTGGGCTTGCCTATCTTCATGAGGAGGTTGAGCCACATATAGTTCATAGAGATATAAAAGCCAGCAATATACTACTCGACCATAATTTTAAGCCTAAAGTTGCGGATTTTGGATTGGCTAAGTTGTTGAGAGAGAACAGTTCTCATGTTAGTACTCGTGTTGCTGGCACAAT aGGATATCTTGCTCCGGAATATGCTGTGAGTGGCCATTTGACACGAAAATCCGATGTCTACAGCTTCGGAGTGTTGTTGTTAGAGATTGTTAGCGGAAGAGCAACtgttgattttgatttggaaCATGGTGAACACCATTTAGTACAAAGG GTATGGGAACATTACAAGGCAAATGAGCTAGTAAAATTGATAGATCCCGTGCTTGACATAGACTTCCGCAAAGAAGAGGCCGTTAGATTTATGAAGATTGGTCTACTCTGTGTGCAAGAAAACCCAACGAAACGACCACGAATGTCTCTTGCTGTAAGCATGTTGATAAAGGAGACTGACCTTAATGAACACAATATTTCACAACCAGCACATATTATTGACTTCATGGACATTAAAATGGGTAAAGGAAACTCATCAACTAGCTTTTTCTCCAAGGTTTCCACAGCAAATAGCATGTAA
- the LOC101221630 gene encoding serine/threonine-protein kinase-like protein CCR1, which yields MEIGCTLFKSCKFLLPLCVFLHLFFVFAYGFGSMAPISAAFGLDGFFCAIDASGKQEVICWGKNSSSLSPSSSSSTSIFSVDIPAMAALSGGDGFLCGILANTSHAYCWGSVNPGTDLVPLVFRTTAYSHIAAGKSHVCAIRGSYYSDNDSGPVDCWDISRNSINNTLSSKQSTLFYNQSIASLVFKRVVSGEGFSCAELRDGGILCWGPNSTNLDVSNVSENFIVLAAGKDALCGISEVTGGVKCWGNADSFAGLPTTARYVTLTAGEQHFCGIRWDSHEVDCWGSLNSSSIPKNTGFMAIASSDRSICGIREDNLVLDCWFFSHSFEAAPGYDPPLELCSPGLCAAGPCREGEFSFNASILNEPDLKSLCVRKDLSICFRCGVNCSDGFFLSSPCTLNSDRICTACSLCQNSSCWDICGVQSSPETKQKHWHQWRSILVIVGASVAGLVLILLGWCLHLRVIASTKDGSKKQHKSELETGTETDSCAPLVPLCPGIAQIFRLSELKDATNGFKEFNELGRGRYGFVYKAVLADGQQVAVKRANAATIIHTNSRDFEMELDILCKIRHCNIVNLLGYCSEMGERLLVYEYMPHGTLYDHLHGGLSPLNWTLRLKIAMQAARGLEYLHKELVPPVVHRNVKTSNILLDVHWGARIADFGLITSNDDDVSGDLTSDVYDFGIVLLEIISGRKAYDRDYTPSSIIDWAVPLIKQGKAAAIIDRYTALPRNVEPLLKLADIAELAVRVNPSDRPTISDIASWLEQIVKDGLIL from the coding sequence ATGGAAATCGGTTGTACCCTTTTCAAATCTTGTAAATTCTTGCTACCCCTTTGTGTTTTTCTGcatcttttctttgttttcgcATATGGGTTTGGATCAATGGCGCCTATTTCAGCTGCATTTGGTTTAGATGGATTCTTCTGTGCTATTGATGCTAGTGGCAAACAGGAAGTTATTTGTTGGGGTAAAAATAGTTCGTCTCTTTCACCATCTTCCTCATCTTCTACCTCCATTTTCTCCGTCGATATTCCGGCAATGGCTGCTCTCTCAGGCGGTGATGGTTTTCTTTGCGGTATTTTAGCTAACACTTCACACGCTTATTGTTGGGGTTCGGTAAATCCAGGTACAGATCTCGTCCCGTTGGTTTTTCGTACCACTGCTTATTCTCATATTGCCGCCGGAAAAAGCCACGTTTGTGCGATTAGAGGATCTTATTATTCTGATAACGATTCGGGTCCTGTGGATTGTTGGGATAtttcaagaaattcaattaataataCTCTGAGCTCTAAACAGAGCACTCTGTTctataatcaatcaattgcAAGCCTTGTTTTCAAAAGGGTTGTTTCCGGCGAAGGATTTAGTTGCGCCGAGCTTCGAGATGGAGGGATTCTTTGCTGGGGACCCAACTCCACCAATCTCGACGTTTCAAATGTTTCTGAAAATTTCATTGTTCTAGCCGCTGGAAAAGATGCCCTTTGTGGAATCTCAGAGGTTACTGGGGGAGTTAAATGTTGGGGCAACGCCGATTCGTTCGCTGGTCTTCCAACAACCGCCAGATACGTAACGTTGACCGCCGGCGAGCAGCATTTCTGTGGAATCCGATGGGATAGTCACGAAGTGGACTGTTGGGGTAGCTTGAACTCATCTTCGATTCCTAAGAACACAGGATTTATGGCGATTGCTTCATCAGACCGTTCAATCTGTGGCATTAGAGAAGATAATCTTGTTCTTGATTGTTGGTTTTTTTCACATTCTTTTGAGGCTGCTCCTGGTTATGATCCTCCATTGGAGCTCTGTAGTCCGGGGCTTTGCGCTGCAGGGCCATGCCGTGAAGGGGAATTCTCTTTCAATGCCAGCATTTTGAATGAACCAGATTTGAAAAGCTTGTGTGTGAGGAAAGATCTGAGCATTTGTTTTCGTTGTGGAGTGAATTGCTCGGATGGGTTCTTCTTATCGAGCCCTTGCACTTTGAATTCTGATAGGATTTGCACTGCTTGTTCTCTTTGCCAAAACAGTTCTTGTTGGGACATTTGTGGAGTTCAATCATCTCCTGAAACCAAGCAGAAGCATTGGCATCAGTGGCGTAGTATACTCGTAATAGTCGGTGCTTCTGTTGCTGGATTAGTACTGATTCTACTCGGTTGGTGTCTTCATCTTCGTGTCATCGCTTCGACGAAAGACGGGAGCAAGAAACAACATAAGTCTGAGTTAGAAACTGGTACAGAAACTGATTCTTGTGCTCCATTAGTACCTCTTTGTCCTGGGATTGCTCAGATTTTTCGTCTCTCGGAGTTGAAAGATGCCACGAATGGCTTCAAGGAGTTCAACGAGCTTGGCAGGGGGCGATATGGTTTTGTTTACAAGGCTGTGTTAGCTGATGGGCAACAAGTAGCAGTGAAGAGAGCAAATGCTGCTACCATTATTCACACCAACAGTAGGGACTTCGAAATGGAGCTGGATATCCTTTGTAAGATAAGGCATTGTAATATTGTGAATCTGTTGGGTTACTGTTCTGAGATGGGAGAGAGGCTTCTTGTCTATGAATACATGCCCCACGGCACACTCTACGATCACCTCCATGGCGGTCTTTCTCCATTGAATTGGACATTGAGGTTGAAAATAGCTATGCAGGCGGCGAGAGGACTGGAGTATCTACACAAGGAACTTGTGCCTCCTGTTGTCCATCGAAATGtcaaaacttcaaacattCTTTTGGATGTCCATTGGGGAGCCAGGATTGCTGATTTCGGACTTATTACATCGAACGATGACGACGTTAGTGGGGATTTGACGAGCGATGTTTACGATTTTGGTATTGTGCTGCTTGAGATCATCAGTGGAAGGAAAGCTTACGACAGAGATTACACACCTTCAAGCATAATTGACTGGGCAGTGCCTTTGATTAAGCAAGGTAAGGCTGCTGCCATAATAGATCGATACACTGCTCTACCGAGAAATGTCGAGCCTCTACTTAAACTTGCTGATATAGCCGAATTGGCTGTACGAGTGAATCCTAGTGATCGACCAACGATCTCAGATATTGCATCTTGGTTGGAGCAAATTGTTAAAGATGGATTGATCTTGTAA
- the LOC101215842 gene encoding aquaporin PIP2-2 produces MSKDLDPAFPTGDYFDHPPAPFFDPEELLRWSFYRAVIAEFIATLLFLYVGVLTVIGSQSQDSAAVCGGVGVQGIAWAFGGTIFVLVYCTAGISGGHINPAVTFGLFLGRKVSLVRAVLYIMAQCLGAICGCGIVKSLKKANFNAFSGGATELADGFSPGAGLAAEIIGTFVLVYTVFSATDPKRKARDSHVPVLAPLPIGFAVFVVNLATIPVTGAGINPARSFGSAVMFNNHKAWDNHWIFWIGPFIGAAMAATYHEFVLRGGAAKTLKSFKTSSV; encoded by the exons ATGTCTAAGGATCTTGACCCTGCTTTTCCCACCGGCGACTACTTCGATCATCCCCCCGCTCCCTTCTTCGACCCTGAAGAGCTCTTGCGGTGGTCCTTTTACAGAGCTGTTATTGCCGAGTTCATTGCtactcttttgtttttgtatgttGGAGTTCTCACTGTGATTGGAAGTCAGAGTCAGGATTCTGCCGCTGTATGCGGCGGCGTTGGTGTTCAGGGCATTGCTTGGGCGTTCGGCGGCACCATCTTTGTTCTCGTTTACTGCACCGCCGGCATTTCTG GAGGACATATAAACCCAGCAGTAACATTTGGTCTGTTCTTGGGTCGGAAGGTTTCATTGGTTAGAGCTGTACTGTACATAATGGCTCAGTGTTTAGGAGCCATTTGTGGGTGTGGTATAGTGAAGTCATTAAAGAAGGCTAACTTCAATGCCTTCAGCGGTGGAGCCACCGAGCTCGCTGACGGCTTCAGCCCTGGTGCCGGCCTTGCCGCTGAGATCATCGGAACCTTTGTTCTTGTGTACACCGTCTTCTCTGCTACCGATCCCAAGAGAAAAGCTAGAGATTCCCACGTTCCT GTTCTAGCGCCGCTCCCCATTGGGTTTGCAGTGTTCGTGGTGAATTTAGCGACGATTCCGGTGACCGGCGCCGGGATTAACCCAGCTCGAAGCTTCGGCTCAGCAGTGATGTTCAACAACCACAAAGCTTGGGATAaccat TGGATATTTTGGATTGGACCTTTCATTGGAGCTGCAATGGCTGCAACTTACCATGAATTTGTTTTGAGAGGAGGAGCAGCCAAGACCTTGAAATCCTTCAAAACTTCCTCCGTTTAG
- the LOC101215120 gene encoding EVI5-like protein translates to MERNTIDDFEPGPLPSPRQLDRFGFLKKEHNSSSDALTKNRSTVNEREERRVRKWRKMIGVGGSDWKHYVRRKPNVVKRRIRKGIPDCLRGLVWQLISGSRDLLLMNPGVYEQLVIYETSASELDIIRDISRTFPSHVFFQQRHGPGQRSLYNVLKAYSVFDRNVGYVQGMGFLAGLLLLYMSEEDAFWLLVALLKGAVHAPMEGLYLAGLPLVQQYLFQFDNLVREQLPKLGEHFTREMINPSMYASQWFITVFSYSFPFHLALRIWDVFLYEGVTIVFKVGLALLKYCHDDLVKLPFEKLIHALRNFPEDAMDPDTLLPMAYSIKVSKQLEESKQLYESKHGKEIQDEGDANGKQEQLH, encoded by the exons ATGGAAAGAAATACAATAGATGACTTTGAACCAGGTCCACTTCCTTCACCCAGGCAATTAGACAGGTTTGGATTCTTAAAAAAGGAACACAATAGTTCTTCAGATGCTTTAACCAAGAACAGGTCCACTGTAAATGAGAG GGAGGAAAGAAGAGTTagaaaatggaggaaaatGATTGGAGTTGGAGGGAGTGACTGGAAGCATTATGTTAGGAGAAAGCCAAATGTTGTTAAAAGGCGGATAAGGAAAGGTATTCCCGATTGTTTAAGGGGCCTTGTTTGGCAGTTGATTTCTGGAAGTCGAGACTTACTGTTGATGAATCCTGGAGTCTATGAG CAATTGGTAATATATGAGACATCAGCCTCTGAATTGGATATCATTCGAGATATCTCTCGTACCTTTCCTTCACACGTTTTCTTCCAGCAGAGACATGGACCTGGTCAAAGATCTCTCTACAATGTCTTAAAGGCATATTCGGTTTTTGATAGGAATGTTGGATATGTTCAG GGGATGGGATTTTTAGCTGGTTTGTTGCTTCTCTATATGAGTGAAGAGGATGCATTCTGGCTGTTGGTCGCATTACTTAAAGGTGCAGTTCATGCTCCAATGGAAGGATTGTATCTG GCGGGGCTTCCTCTAGTGCAGCAGTACCTATTTCAATTTGATAACCTTGTGAGAGAGCAGCTGCCTAAGCTTGGAGAGCATTTTACACGGGAGATGATAAATCCTAGCATGTATGCGAGCCAATGGTTTATTACTGTTTTCTCTTACTCTTTTCCCTTCCATTTGGCCCTACGAATTTGGGATGTCTTTCTTTATGAG GGTGTTACTATTGTCTTTAAAGTTGGTTTGGCTCTTCTAAAGTACTGCCATGATGACTTG GTAAAACTGCCGTTTGAAAAACTCATACATGCTTTGCGAAATTTCCCGGAGGATGCAATGGATCCAGATACATTATTGCCCATGGCTTACTCAATTAAA GTATCGAAGCAGCTGGAGGAATCGAAACAACTGTATGAGTCAAAGCATGGGAAGGAGATCCAGGATGAAGGTGATGCAAATGGGAAACAGGAACAGCTGCATTGA
- the PIP2-2 gene encoding aquaporin PIP2-1-like: MAKDSDAGAFAAKDYHDPPPAPFIDPHEFTQWSFYRAIIAEFIATLLFLYVTVLTVIGYSSQSDIKHNGQICGGVGILGIAWAFGGMIFVLVYCTAGISGGHINPAVTFGLFLARKVSLVRAVLYMVAQCLGAICGCALVKSFQKGLYTRYGGGANSLAEGYSTGTGLAAEIIGTFVLVYTVFSATDPKRSARDSHIPVLAPLPIGFAVFMVHLATIPVTGTGINPARSFGAAVVFNESKPWNDHWIFWVGPFIGAAIAAFYHQFILRAGAVKALGSFRSTQSV, translated from the exons ATGGCCAAAGATTCCGATGCCGGAGCCTTCGCCGCCAAGGACTACCACGACCCTCCACCGGCCCCTTTCATCGACCCCCACGAGTTCACTCAATGGTCATTTTACAGAGCCATCATCGCCGAATTCATCGCCACTCTCCTCTTCTTGTACGTCACTGTTCTCACTGTCATTGGCTACAGTAGCCAGTCCGACATTAAACATAACGGCCAAATCTGCGGTGGTGTCGGCATTCTCGGCATCGCTTGGGCTTTTGGTGGAATGATCTTCGTTCTTGTCTACTGTACTGCTGGAATCTCAG GTGGGCATATCAATCCTGCTGTGACATTTGGGCTGTTTTTGGCTCGGAAAGTGTCGTTGGTGAGAGCTGTTTTGTACATGGTTGCTCAATGTCTTGGTGCCATTTGTGGATGTGCTTTGGTTAAATCCTTTCAAAAGGGTCTTTACACTCGTTACGGCGGTGGAGCCAATTCTCTCGCCGAGGGCTACAGTACCGGCACTGGCTTAGCCGCTGAGATCATCGGAACTTTCGTTCTTGTCTACACTGTCTTCTCTGCTACAGATCCCAAGAGAAGCGCTAGAGATTCTCACATTCCA GTCCTAGCTCCTCTGCCAATTGGGTTCGCCGTGTTCATGGTTCACCTAGCCACCATTCCAGTCACCGGCACCGGTATTAACCCAGCTCGAAGCTTTGGTGCTGCAGTGGTTTTCAACGAGAGCAAGCCATGGAATGACCAt TGGATTTTCTGGGTTGGGCCATTCATTGGAGCTGCAATTGCTGCATTttatcaccaatttattttgagaGCTGGAGCTGTTAAAGCGTTGGGATCTTTCAGGAGTACTCAAAGTGTTTGA